The DNA region GCTCCAGTCCCGCCAGTCCCGCTGACCCATCGCCGCGAGGATACCGGTCACTCCGCCCGGGACTGCGGCGGCGTGTAGCCGGTGAAGCCGGGCAGCGCCCGGGCCAGGGCCAGGGCGCCCAGCACGCAGACCAGCCCGCCGGTCACCACCGACACCGGGACGGTGGCCAGGCTCGCCACCACGCCCGCCTCGGCGTCGCCCAGGCGGGGGCCGCCGGTTACCACCGCGGTCTGGATGGCGAAGAGCCGCCCGCCCAGGCGGTCGGGGGTCTCCAGCTGGAGGATGGTGCCCCGGAACACCGCCGAGAGCACGTCGGCCGCCCCGGCGATGGCGAGAAGGAGCAGGCCGAGGCTCAGCCCGAAGGGCAGGTAGGGGGTGAAGCCGAAGGCGGCGATCGCCAAACCCCACGCCGTCACCGCCACGATGACCGCCCGGCCCTGGCGGCGCACCGAGGACGACCACCCGGTCAGCAGGGCGCCCAGGAGGGCACCCGCCCCGGGGGCGGCGTACAGGTAGCCCACCGCCGCCGCCCCACCGTGGTACTGGGCGATGCCCAGAGCGGGGAACAGCGCCCGGGGCATGCCGAAGATCATGGCGTCGAGGTCGAGGAGAAAGGTGCCCTGGAGGGCGGGCCGGCCCTTCAGGTAGCGCAGCCCCTCGAGGGCCGAGGTCCACCCCGCCCGGGTCCCGCCCCCCGCTGGGCGCAGGGCGGGGAGGCTCAGGACCGCGATGAGGGCAGCCCCGAAGGTGGCGGTGTCGATGGTGTAGACCACGGCGGTCCCGGTGTGGGCGATCAGCAGGCCGGCCACCGCCGGCCCGGCCACCAGCGCCACCTGGAACAGCAGTTGGCGCAGCACGTTGGCGGCCACCAGGGACGCTTCGTCCACCAGCGTGACGATGGCCGCCGCCCGGGTCGGGATGTCGACGCCCGAGAAGCCGGCCGCCACCGCCGAGAGGGCGAACAGCGGCCAGAGCGCCGGGTGGCCCCGCCCGGCATTGAGGGCCAGGCCGGCGCTACAGCCGCCCAGGGCGAGCTGGGTGAGGACCAGGAGCCGGCGGCGGTCCACCGCATCGGCCACCGACCCGCCGAGCAGCGAGCCCAGCAACAGGGGGCCCAGCTGCACCAGGCTGATGAGGCCGACGTCGAGCGACGAGTGGGTCAGGCGGTAGACCTGAAAGGGGATCGCCACCACGGTGAGCTGGGAGCCCAGCTGCGACACCAGCTGCCCGAACCACAGCCGCCGGAAGGCGGGGAAGCGCCGGAGCGGGGTGAGGTCGAGAAGGATCCGGCGCCGGCCCGGCAGCGCGCTCAAAGGGCGCCCGGCGAGCTGGTGCTGGTGCTGGTGCCGGTGGTGCCGGTGGTGCTGGTGCCGGTGGTGCCGGTGGTGCTGGTGCGGGCTGTGGGAATTCTGTGAGTGCCTGGGGTCGCTATCGGGTACTGAGCACTCACAGACAGTGTTGGGCTGTGATAAGTGGCGTACCCCGGGGCCGCGGGCGACCCCGGCCGGCGACCTCGCATCCGGGGATCATCGCATTGCGGCCCGCGCCGCGGCCGGTGCCCGTGCCGTTAGAAGATGGGACGGGCGCCAACGTAGAGCGCGGTCAGCCATACCAGGCCCCCGGCCGAGACCACTGCCACCGGGATCATCCACCGGGGCCGGGCGATGGCGCACCCGGCGAACAGCGGGAAGAGGGCCAGCAGGAAGCGGGGAACGCTCATCAGAGGGCGGCCAGGGAAGGGCGAGGACAGCGGGGCGGCCAGCACGAGGACGCCGTAGGCCGCCAGCCCACCGGTCAGCCAGGGATCGCGCCGGTGGCGGGTGAGCACCACCACGGTGGCCACGATGAGCAGGATGCCGAGGAGCGTGGCCAGCAGGTCGATGAGGAAGTAGGGACCGTATGCGGTCCCCCGCCACTGCCACCAGGCCCGGACGCCGGCGTCGACGGTGGCCCACGGGAGGCTGGTGGTGCGCTGCCAGACGCTCTGGATCTTGATGGCTCCCAGGAGGTTGCCCAGCTGGTGGCCCGACCACAGCAGCCAGGCCGCGAACCCGATGGCCGGCCCCATCGGCGCCACCCACCAGCGCCATTCCCGCCGGTGGTTGATGGCAAAGCCCAGCAGGGGCAGGGCGATGAGGATGCCAAAGGGGCGGGAGAGCGCCGCGAGGGCGCCGGCAAGCGCCGCCAGGCCCGGTCGGCCGCGGGCGGCCGCCAGCAGCGCACCCGCCCCGGCGGCCAGCAGCAGGGGCTCGCCATAGGGGGCCAGCAGGAAGAAGGACGCCGGGTAGACCGCCAGCCCCACGACCGCTGCCCGGGCGATGGCGGGACCGGCCACCAGGTCGAAGAAGCGGTACAGCCACACGAATCCGAGGGCGCATGCCACGCTGGCCACCACCAGTGCGGCGTACAGGTCCCGGCCCCCGAGGACCCAGGAGACCG from Actinomycetota bacterium includes:
- a CDS encoding MFS transporter translates to MSALPGRRRILLDLTPLRRFPAFRRLWFGQLVSQLGSQLTVVAIPFQVYRLTHSSLDVGLISLVQLGPLLLGSLLGGSVADAVDRRRLLVLTQLALGGCSAGLALNAGRGHPALWPLFALSAVAAGFSGVDIPTRAAAIVTLVDEASLVAANVLRQLLFQVALVAGPAVAGLLIAHTGTAVVYTIDTATFGAALIAVLSLPALRPAGGGTRAGWTSALEGLRYLKGRPALQGTFLLDLDAMIFGMPRALFPALGIAQYHGGAAAVGYLYAAPGAGALLGALLTGWSSSVRRQGRAVIVAVTAWGLAIAAFGFTPYLPFGLSLGLLLLAIAGAADVLSAVFRGTILQLETPDRLGGRLFAIQTAVVTGGPRLGDAEAGVVASLATVPVSVVTGGLVCVLGALALARALPGFTGYTPPQSRAE